The window TTGTAGATCCCAAACAGCTCCAGGTGTTTCAGGTCCGCCGGAAAGCGGTGCGCAATGATTCCGATGGAACCTTCGGTCAGCTCACGATAGAGTGGCGCAGGATCGGAAAAGAAAAACAGGTCCGCATCGAGATACGTAATGATATCAGCACGATCCAACTTCTGGAACAGGTACCACAGCCAGGCCGGCGTGCATGTGAAATAGTATTCGATGAGACTTCGATTCTTACGGCATTCCCGAAGTTCCTTATCGAATCCCTCCAGCTCTTCGATGCTTACAACATGAACTTCCGCTAAATTCAACGAAGCGAGTGTTCTGCTGCATTCTTCATCCAGCGCAAGTATCCATAATTCGAAGCTCCGGCAATGTTTTTTCAGAGAATGATAGAGAGCGAGGCCGCGTGGAAGATAGCGATGATCAAAGTAAGTGCAGAAGTAGTAACGGGCAGGGGGAGGGTTGTCCTTCAAAAAGGAATCCCCTCACACATTTCAGCCATTACCTCCGTTTACACCATTCTGCAATCATGGCACCGACTCGTTGCACTTGTTCGTCCGCCAGTTGCGGATAGATAGGAAGGCTTAGAATCTCGCGGCATATGTTTTCTGTTGTGGGAAGTCCTCTGTGATCCAGCAGGACTCGATCGCGATAGGCCGTCTGCAAATGCACAGGCAGCGGATAGTGAATGGATGTATGGATCCCCGCGCGATAGAGAGCATCTTTTAGTTCATCTCTTTGTTGTGTGCGAATCACGTATTGATGGAAAACGGAGCCTTCCGCAATTTCAGGCAGGATCAGACCACTACCGTTCAGCATCTCATTGTATTGGCGCGCAATCTGGCGCCTGCGGGCGTTTTCCGAATCCAGGTATTTCAACTTGACGCGCAGAATGGCTGCTTGCAGTTCATCTAAACGCGTGTTCATTCCGGGCACTTCACTCACATATCTTTCTTTCCAACCGTACTCGCGAACCATGCGAAGCGTTTCGTCCATCTTCTTGTCTGCAGCGATGACTGCGCCGCCATCCCCCATAGCGCCCAAATTCTTTGTCGGATAGAAACTGAAAATTGCGAGATCTCCCCACGTCCCGGTCTTTTGTGAACCGATTGAGGCTCCGTGCGATTGCGAACAATCTTCGATGACGAGCAGATCAAACCGCCGCGCAATGTCCAGAATCGCTTTCATATCAGCCGGTTTGCCATAGAGATGCACAGGAACAATCGCTTTCAGATGCTTCTGAAATTTGTCGCGAAACCGTTTGATTGCGTCTTCTAATTGATTGGTATCGATCGTAAATGTTCGGGGCTCCACATCTACCAGAACAGCAATGGCTCCCGCCAGCTCGATCGAGGTAACGGTTGCGC of the bacterium genome contains:
- a CDS encoding DegT/DnrJ/EryC1/StrS family aminotransferase — its product is MSDPIPQANPGASYHAHRAEIDHAVAAVLAGGRYIVGNEVTSFEREFGDYLGAPSVVGAGSGTEALHLALRACGIGREDAVITVSHTAGATVTSIELAGAIAVLVDVEPRTFTIDTNQLEDAIKRFRDKFQKHLKAIVPVHLYGKPADMKAILDIARRFDLLVIEDCSQSHGASIGSQKTGTWGDLAIFSFYPTKNLGAMGDGGAVIAADKKMDETLRMVREYGWKERYVSEVPGMNTRLDELQAAILRVKLKYLDSENARRRQIARQYNEMLNGSGLILPEIAEGSVFHQYVIRTQQRDELKDALYRAGIHTSIHYPLPVHLQTAYRDRVLLDHRGLPTTENICREILSLPIYPQLADEQVQRVGAMIAEWCKRR